Genomic DNA from Antennarius striatus isolate MH-2024 chromosome 16, ASM4005453v1, whole genome shotgun sequence:
GGCAAAACCACTTGTGTGCTGACCCTCAATGCTGAAGCACGTCGAAGTGAAGTTGTTTGCACAGACATACAAACTTGCAGGAAATGTAGTTGGCTTGttgttattcattaaaaatgaaatgcaaccaagATCTTTTCTGTTTGGCTGGAACGGTTGATTGGTGCAATCAAACACTGGACAACTTGTGTTCTAGCTCCAAGGTATGACTTTGCAATGCACTGCTTACCGCTGGCCACAAATAACCTTGTTACACCCCCTAATCCATGGAGAGGGGGTTATTCTACGTCAATCACTCCTGTTGTTAAGTCACAACAGGGGCTACTTCTGATCAGCTTCATTCAGACCCGTTTCACGAGTTTATGGGCTGTACAGTCGATGCAGGACCTGTTCGTTTTCCAGGTTCAAAGAATTGGTAGGGtgagggaggaccactatgtatatgtaaagaccaaaaaaaacatgtttttcctaATATGACTCCTTTAAAAAGCCTTTGAAATCTTTGCTCAGGACGATTCAATGTTTCTTTCAATGTCGAACAAACTTTAcacaattcaaataaataagatttacgattgcttttaaattaaatgttaaattcagCGTACATGATTTCATTGTACAGTGTTGGGATCATCCTGGTTTGACCATGTTAGAAAGTGGCATTCAATGAGAGACCGCTACAACATTCTCTACCTGACCTATGAGGACATGTTTAGGGTAAGATcaactttaaaataaagaatcttAAGTCTTTCAATGGAGTTCAAAATTCTTCTCTTTTGCTCATTTGTTTCCCTCTTAGGACCTGAAGACAGCTGTAACTAAGATCTGCACCTTCTTAGGTAAAAACCTGAGTGAAGCAGACATTGAGAAAGTCGTAGAGAAATCTACATTCAAGAACATGAAGGAGGATCCAAAAGCAAATTATGAGTTTGTGCCAAAGTCAAGAGTAGAGAAGAATTTCATGCGCAAAGGTAATGTACCTGTACCTGTTGAATTTGTGCTGAAGCGTGTGAATAGATAACAGACGtagttttgttttccatcacagGTCAAATTGGTGACTGGAAGAACTACTTAACTGTAGCTCAGAGCGAAAGAGTTGATCAACTCCTTCAGGAGAGACTCGGTGATTTGTCTCTGAAGTTCATCTGGGAgtaaaaataatcattcatcCATAAACTGTGTAAACTGTTTCCTATGTTTGGACTTCTGTACTAAGGAGGAACAGAAAGCTCTAATAAACCCAGTTGCTCAACCTCTGCCTTGATTTAATGTGGAAAagaattcaaatgttttttcgACAGAAGAAGGACACAGCCTCTGACCTCTAAGCTGTCAATCATCAGGACAGATCTGAGGACTGCCTATCGAAAAGGACACAGAGAGGACTGTTTAAGAGTTTAATCATACAGAGCATGGCATTAGCTGGACATgagaccttcaaaataaaatgtataatagGTAAAGTTGTCATTATTCATGTCAAACGTTTCTACTCTCAAATATCCAGGACTAAAATACTAGATATCAATAATGAAGTCAAATATTTCTAATGTGAGACATATATAAGTGAGTCTAAAATACTAGTTATTAAAGTCAAATATTTCCAATGTGAGACATAAACCTGAGGGTAAATATTACTTATCGTTATTACAGTCAAACATTTCTAATGTGAAACATATAGAACTGAGTCTAATATACTATTAGTTTGTATTAAAGTCAAATATTTCTAATGTGAAATATATGGAACTGGGACTGTTTTGTTTATTCCCAGATGAACTTCAGAGTTCAAATCATTGAGTCTCTCCTGAAGGAGCTGATCGACTGTTTCATGTGTGAAAGTAGTTCTTCCTCTCATCAGTTTGACCTGTAAGGGTAAACAAAGTATAAATTATCTCTGCTCATGGGGTTTTATACACGTTCAACAGCTACCGTTGCCTTTCCACATGAAAACTTTCAGCACTCTAAATTTTGGCTTAAACTCAGCTTGCTTTTGGATCCTTCTTCATGTTCCTGAATGTAGATTTCTCAACAACCGTCTCTATGTCGGCTTCAATCAGGTTATTATCTACAAAGGtaaagatccatccatccatcttcaaccacttatccggggccgggtcgcgggagcaacagtctcaggagagacctggaaaataaaactgcttttCCTAGAGTGTGTTTCCATGTTCCAAATGTATGGGAATCTCGTATTCACTGAAAATGGTGttgaatttttttagaaacacCAGCAATGTAGAGGATGTTGGCACCGTTCCATTTgtcctccctctcctgttcaTTGTATTAAGATTCCAGTTAGAGGCCACAACATGCTCTGAAGAAGAGATTGCAATCTTCCCGGTGCAGATGAATCTCACCCAAAGCTGATAGAGtggtggttcttaacctgggttcaatcAAATTGTGGAGCATCCAAGGAATTAATATCCCTGAAGCAGGTCTCTAACTTAGCTAGTTGGTCAGATATAATTGGTTATCATAActgtgaaaattaatgttatgtgtTCTTATATTTTCAAATGGTTGcatatataaattaaacagtattggccccagaacagatccttgagatACTCCACAGGTCGGAGTCTCTTGATCTGAGGATTTATTATTAACATCAACAAACTGAAAGCGGTCAGACAGATATGACATAAACCAGTTTAATGCCGAGTTTTTAATGCCCACTTCATCTTCTAATCTCCTGAGAAGAAAATTATGATCTACAGTATCGGCCAGTAGTTTGAGAGGAGGCTAACGTCTAGGTTTGGCTTCTCAAGGAAGGGCTTGATCACAGCCACTTTAGAAGATTGTGGCACATGACCTATTTTTAAGGACTGGTTAATTATTGACAGCATGGGTTTATTGATCAGTGGTAGTACCTCTTTAATCAGACTGGTGGTGGATTTAGCAGAGTAAATTTGGGAAGTTGAAGTggagagttccatttgctgaagGCACTCCAGAATATTGCCAGTTTTAACCTATTCCTCTGCTGGGGATTGAAGTATGGCAGTACGTAACGGATCTCATCCCTAAGACttggaattttgttttgaaGGAACCTAAGAAAGTCATTGCAGTCCAGAGTTAAAGGAATGATAAAAAATTGTCTGACTGAATTTAGGTTCAATCTGTTGTTGCAATGAAGACTAAGAGTTATTAATGCCGAGTCTCATCGTTCACTCCCTGTTTTATTTTGCCCTCAACTTCTCTAATTTCGTACCCTTACCTCCTCCTTTTACGTGACGTTCACCAGCTGGCAGAAATTTCTTATgacttcatcatttcatttttctaggTGTGGAGAAACATGGAAAAAGTTGGTAATTGTCTGTTCAGATACAAAAACTTAAACCTTCAAATCGCATTGACAACTCCAGAGTACATCGATTCACTGCAGACCTTTGAAATTCGAGATAGTGACATAATCCTTGTCACCTATCCAAAGTCAGGTCCGGACAAACATTAATGGATTCACATTTATTCCAGGCGGGAAAAGATTTACTGACATGGCATGGTGTGTAAATATTTACCTGATGTTTCCATACAGGAACTATATGGTCTCAGCagatcatcatctccatctgtgAGTTAAATGGAGGTCTGAATGCATACCCAAACAACTTGGAACAGATGCCGTGGTTGGAGTACCTGGAGGGTCAGGAGCCTTATTCCCTCCGACCATCTCCAAGACTCTTCTCCTCTCATATGGTTCCAGATCTCATGCCTCCAGGACTGAAGGACAAGAAGGCAAAGGTCAGTGTGTTGGAACTTAAATCCTGCCatagaaataaaagcatgaatgaGATCACGAGAACATATAAATGGTATAGGCATCAGGTGCTGAACATCCTAACCACAAACACTGTCACAACTATTTTATCCAAAAGCTATTCCCTAAAACTTTGCAGAAACTGTTACAGGATATGAAATAGAGGAATACCACCActtaaaaaattgttaaaattatataatgcAATTTAAtataatgcaatttcctccgggattaataaagtatctatctatctatctaatattatgttactgtacaataaataagaataaaaatatatacaggtaattatattaaaatatatgtacatatagaCTGGTTTATCCATGGTAAACTTCAGTTCCTCATAATGTAATGCTTGAGAAGAAGACTTTAAGGAATTCTCAACTATTTTTTTATGCACATCCAACAAGAACCAGAGTCGGCTGTTGATGTTAATGTTACATACAGTAGCCATCTACATCTGTGATGTAAACCACTAAATTGACCATACGTATTAgtaaatgcacttttttttttactattgcaAAATaagaattataataataattcctgAATTTGTTTTACATCCTTAAAAAAGCcttttaatattcattcataaacaAAATGTCCGCAATGTATGGTAAACATTTGAAGACATGAAATGTAGAAAATTAGACTACTGTCATGAGTGAAATCTGGTCCAACTAGCAATGTTATACTGCACATCTCAAGTTAAAAACAGGTTagaataatgatttaaaaaggAAGCGAGATGTACATTTTGCATGATATTGTTCATTTCTGTAACAGTGATACTGGTTGTTCTGGACCACAGgctgactgttgtttgtttccATATCAGATTATCTGTGTGATGAGGAATCCAAAGGACATTGTCGTCTCTTATTACCATTTCTGTCAAGTCTATAATGGACTTGACACTCCTGAGAGTTTTGAGCAATTCTTTGAGGATTTCTTGAGCGGAAACGGTGAGAATCATCAGATCTATAATATCTGTATCTGTCTCACTGTATTCATGCTTCAAGATGCGCAGCTTCACTAGATCGCAGATTTTAGTAGGTCATCCTTGCCCACCATAAGAAACACCGGGGGTGTTacaagtctataagagtgtgggaaaaagctAATAccgatataaggtggtttaatatcactatggggagggttcataaacatttaaattaccgtaaataataaaagaaatactcacgaattttgtttttcacgggtgatcctggaatgcattaaacgCGAcgcacgagggattactgtaaaactACTTGATGAAACACTTCGTCAAATCAACTGCTGATAACTTTTAAACAAGATTTGTGAAGATTTGTgcaaaaattggaaaaaattaatcgattcttttttttttttaaatgtctcaaTTTTGTAAATATCTTCagacacattttaaatgaaatatcaCTATCATCATGGAAAAAAACTCATCAGCGCTAATAGAAAACAGATGTAAGAGGTGACAGAAAAGACAGGTTAAAAAAGCTGGGAAAAAGAATGGAactgtttttgaaaacatgatTCCATCATGCAGTGGAAGCATCTTCCTGGTTTGACCATATAAGAGAGTGGAAATCAAACACAGACCAGTACGACATCCTCTATCTGACCTATGAGGACATGGTTGTGGTAAGACTATCAACAGAAATCATTTGAATGATCATTCAATGAAAATAGTTCATCAACTAcatcaatatttcattaatttactCTTTAAAGCGTTGTTTTGTCTTGTAGGACCTGAAGGCAGCAGTTATTAAGATCTGCACCTTCTTGGGTAAAAACCTGAGTGAAGCAGACGTTGAGAAGGTTGTAGAAAAATCTACATTCAGGAACATGAAGGAGGATCCAAAAGCAAACTATAAGTTTATGACAACGGCGGAGGGAAACTTCCTCCGTAAAGGTAATGTAAGATAAGTAATATCTATGCTGGTGTGCAAACAAACATcagaagtattttatttatttatttattacaggtCAGATCGGTGACTGGAAGAACTACTTAACTGTAGCTCAGAGTGAAAGAGTTGATCGACTCCTTCAGGAGAGACTCTGCGATTTGTCACTAAAGTTCATCTGGGAATAAAGATAATCACTCATCCATAAACTCTGTAAACTGCCTCCCATGTTTGGACGTCTGTACCAAGGAGGAACAGACAACTAATAAACCCAGTTGTTTCACCTGCTAGTCTGCCTTTAAAGAAATGAGCGGAGCTCTGCTGCCCTCCGATGGCGATATGGTGGAATAACACCCCAGGTTGTCAACAACGACAGTAAACctttaagttattttatttccctaaaaaaaaagttgtaaaaaccTCTAATGAGTCTAATATCAAACCCTGGAAGCTTTCACTTTGTGTTCCAGTGCGGCCTCAGTTCTAAATGTGCCTCAACAGTTACATTACATCACTTCCGGTACCTCAAGTGACGTCACTGAACTCTGACGTTTCCACTTCCTCGTCTCGGTAAAACGAACAAAATTcgaaataatgtttaaaaacgCGAACAGTTCTGAAGTTAACAAAGATAATAAACTTCTTAATTAGTCTCTAACTTACGTGTCCGGACCACGTGATCTGTGGGGATCTGTGGACTACAAACGTCAGGAGCTTTTCAACAACAAACATGGCGACAGTGGGGGGGAGGGGCGATGTGATGACgtgaaactacaaaaaaaaaacaacgcgGTGATAAAGACGTAGCTGCAAAAGCTCGATAGTGGAAAACTCCAGGTGTTGACtccaaaattattatttaatttcttcttcGTTGATTAACATACACTTGTGTGTCTGAACTGACCATTAGCAACACCGCCCCCACCATTTCCGGTGGTGGTGGTCTGTTACTGCAGGATGTCCGAGAACTCCGTTCTTCGCTCGTCTCCACATGGTGGTTAAATACTGGAGTTCAATTAATAGAAAATTCAGAGGAATTAAAACTTTTGGATAACAAATCTGTTATCAATCTGTCAGTCTGACGTGATTCTACAATCAGTTCTATAGGAGGCAAAGTCAATAAAGAGATTGTCGCTCAGAGGCGTCCAACCTGACATTTCAATGAATAACTAAACATTAGTATAATTCAACATGTTACATTAATGACTAATatggtaaataaaaacataccATTTTCAGGGGGATTCAACCTGCTTCAGTTTGGTAAAGCTCAATTCAATTTGCTCCACAAAGTTTCCTTCCAAGGCAAACTAATTATATTACTTTTGTCATCATGTTGAAGTGAATGATGATTATCGATCAGAGAGAATGATCACATTACACCATAACAGCTGATTCAAGAGGGGCCTCGGGTAGTTCATGAAGACTCGATATTATGATCAGGACCTGTTTCATGGGGAAATTCATTTTACACTGAAAGCACGCCGAATGCCTAAAGGCCTAAACGCACACACAAAAGGTCTGCACACATGCAGTGGAGATAATGGTGGTGTGATGGAGTGATGAGAGTCACATCTGATCAATCTCCATCCAGAGAGCCAGAATCAAAGACAAAGGCCAAGACAAACTAGCTGTAAGTCCAATAGGTATGTCAGGATGTTAACGCCCTGTCTCCACCAAGTATGGGGAAGTTGTGAGTTTGTTTAGCTGCTATACCTGTTAAATTTGTTGTCAAACATATTTACTttgtacaaaaacaacaaaagtatgagaaaaatgttttattaccgTGTCTCATAATTATTCTTAAAACAAAACTAAGCATTTGAGGTCTTCCACTCCAGGCACTGACTAATTCACGTGTCTTCATGCTGTGAATTGTTGTACACATTAATTTAACTACTTGTGTGTTAACATCTTatggtgggcgtggcttctTCCTTTACTCCCAGATGAACTTTAGAGACAAATCACCAAGTCTCTCCTGAAGGAGTCCATCAATTCTTTCATTCTGAGCTGCAGTA
This window encodes:
- the LOC137610241 gene encoding amine sulfotransferase-like translates to MAVWRNMEKVGNCLFRYKNLNLQIALTTPEYIDSLQTFEIRDSDIILVTYPKSGTIWSQQIIISICELNGGLNAYPNNLEQMPWLEYLEGQEPYSLRPSPRLFSSHMVPDLMPPGLKDKKAKIICVMRNPKDIVVSYYHFCQVYNGLDTPESFEQFFEDFLSGNVEASSWFDHIREWKSNTDQYDILYLTYEDMVVDLKAAVIKICTFLGKNLSEADVEKVVEKSTFRNMKEDPKANYKFMTTAEGNFLRKGQIGDWKNYLTVAQSERVDRLLQERLCDLSLKFIWE